One Phosphitispora fastidiosa DNA window includes the following coding sequences:
- a CDS encoding S-layer homology domain-containing protein — translation MGKNESSRVRRGFAAVLTIMLLLLSCFSPGIPYSVANSGIARIAAGYNHTVVLKNDGTVWAWGSNMYGQLGNGTTTDSAEPVMVKGLSGATALTAGYYHAAAIKNDGTVWAWGSNMYGQLGNGTTNNSPVPVKVMNLTGVRVISRGGSHTIALKNDGTVWAWGSNECGQLGDGTTTNSLVPVMVEGLAGIVDVAGGAYHTAALKSDGTVWTWGSNRMGQLGDGTTADSPVPVMVSGLSGVTSLASGEHHAVALKSDGTVWSWGANSTGQLGDGTMANSALPVRVSGLSGVSEINAGYAYSMALTGEGDVWCWGANTQGQLGNSTTGSSSVPVKIPGLSGIISVAGGQNHTIALQSDGSFWQWGLTQPGRQNDGSAVVSSPQKMTSISAGGVVEDTGQNDTGTEIDEFPEEIDDSPQYEGGSTVIPVPEQAERAAAISFVDSSGGSGLIKVDSATLNEFLSLTDPAVNVYVIQVHSTSQSITTEIPADVIAALRQSKPAAVLRVVVPAGSYDLPVSVVNVGDLSDKLGAPPEAFRIAVTISAAGEAIAAQIRAEITRQGFAMTAVPVEFRTGVVADNGQRLELNIFDSYIEHFLKMGYSVNPSISGAVCYNTAAKVFYPVPAVFGADGDNPGVVIKHRANGWYTVVTGQRTYTDIRGHWARGDIERLASRLIVTGKDSRNFDPGGKVTRAEFAALLVRALGVSEIAREGEFSDVSGQWFTGAVNSAAAAGLIQGYQDGTFRPYQEITREEMAVMVSRAIQFAGYPAVSGDSDDEILSFTDRDSVSSWARSAVSAAAQAQIIKGSLSGEFNPDFHATRAEAAAMLIRTMVYVRFQ, via the coding sequence ATGGGAAAAAATGAGTCATCCAGAGTCAGACGCGGTTTTGCTGCAGTACTTACAATCATGCTGCTGCTGCTTTCCTGTTTTTCTCCGGGTATTCCATATTCTGTGGCAAACTCAGGAATTGCGCGGATTGCTGCCGGTTATAACCATACCGTTGTCCTGAAAAATGACGGCACAGTCTGGGCCTGGGGCAGCAACATGTACGGCCAGCTGGGAAACGGAACGACAACCGACAGTGCGGAACCTGTCATGGTTAAGGGCCTAAGCGGGGCAACTGCACTGACTGCAGGTTATTATCACGCGGCAGCTATTAAGAATGACGGCACAGTCTGGGCCTGGGGCAGCAACATGTACGGCCAGTTGGGAAACGGAACGACAAACAACAGCCCGGTACCTGTAAAGGTGATGAACCTGACCGGTGTAAGAGTCATTTCGCGGGGCGGAAGTCATACAATTGCCCTGAAAAACGACGGTACTGTTTGGGCCTGGGGCAGTAACGAATGCGGTCAGCTAGGGGACGGGACAACTACTAACAGTCTGGTACCGGTAATGGTTGAGGGCCTTGCAGGAATCGTGGATGTTGCCGGAGGGGCTTATCATACGGCTGCCTTAAAGTCGGATGGCACTGTCTGGACCTGGGGCAGCAACCGGATGGGACAGCTCGGAGACGGCACGACGGCAGACAGTCCGGTCCCGGTGATGGTTAGCGGGCTGTCAGGGGTAACTTCACTGGCATCAGGCGAACATCATGCAGTTGCCCTAAAGAGTGACGGTACAGTCTGGTCCTGGGGGGCTAACAGTACCGGTCAGCTTGGTGATGGAACAATGGCAAACAGCGCTTTGCCGGTCAGGGTTTCCGGTTTAAGCGGGGTATCGGAAATAAATGCCGGGTACGCCTATTCTATGGCCCTAACGGGGGAAGGCGATGTCTGGTGCTGGGGAGCCAACACCCAGGGACAATTGGGGAACAGTACCACAGGCAGCAGCTCTGTTCCTGTTAAAATACCCGGCTTATCAGGGATAATATCGGTTGCCGGTGGACAGAACCATACTATAGCCCTTCAGAGCGACGGCAGCTTTTGGCAGTGGGGACTGACACAGCCAGGCCGGCAAAATGATGGGTCAGCAGTAGTAAGTTCACCCCAAAAAATGACTTCAATTTCAGCTGGGGGAGTTGTGGAGGATACCGGACAAAATGATACCGGTACTGAAATTGATGAATTCCCTGAAGAGATTGATGACAGCCCCCAATATGAGGGCGGCAGCACTGTAATCCCTGTCCCGGAACAGGCGGAGAGGGCAGCTGCTATCAGTTTTGTTGATTCCTCAGGAGGGTCAGGACTGATTAAGGTTGACAGCGCCACTCTCAATGAGTTTTTATCCCTTACGGACCCGGCAGTAAATGTTTATGTAATTCAGGTGCACAGTACCAGCCAGAGTATTACCACGGAAATTCCCGCAGATGTTATCGCCGCTTTGCGCCAAAGTAAACCTGCGGCCGTTTTGCGGGTAGTTGTTCCGGCCGGTTCTTATGACCTGCCTGTGTCAGTGGTGAATGTTGGTGACTTATCAGACAAGCTGGGGGCGCCTCCGGAAGCTTTCCGAATTGCTGTAACTATCAGCGCCGCCGGGGAAGCAATAGCAGCACAAATAAGGGCGGAGATAACCCGGCAGGGGTTTGCGATGACAGCTGTTCCTGTGGAATTCCGGACAGGGGTGGTGGCTGACAATGGGCAGAGACTGGAGCTCAACATTTTTGACAGCTATATCGAACATTTTCTGAAGATGGGATACAGTGTTAATCCAAGCATTTCCGGGGCCGTCTGCTATAATACCGCAGCTAAAGTATTTTACCCCGTTCCGGCGGTTTTTGGGGCCGATGGGGATAACCCGGGTGTGGTTATCAAACACCGGGCCAATGGTTGGTATACTGTGGTCACAGGTCAAAGAACCTATACCGACATTAGGGGTCACTGGGCCAGGGGAGACATTGAAAGACTGGCTTCCCGGCTCATTGTAACCGGAAAAGACAGTCGGAACTTTGATCCCGGAGGCAAGGTTACCCGTGCCGAATTTGCCGCACTTCTGGTTCGCGCTCTGGGAGTTTCAGAAATTGCCCGAGAAGGGGAATTCAGCGATGTTTCCGGTCAGTGGTTTACCGGAGCGGTAAACAGCGCTGCTGCCGCAGGTTTGATACAAGGTTATCAGGACGGGACATTCCGGCCGTATCAGGAAATAACCCGAGAGGAAATGGCCGTAATGGTTTCCCGGGCCATTCAATTTGCCGGCTATCCTGCGGTATCCGGTGATTCAGATGATGAAATCCTATCTTTTACTGACCGGGACTCTGTAAGCAGTTGGGCACGGTCTGCTGTTTCCGCAGCTGCCCAGGCGCAGATAATCAAAGGCAGTCTGAGCGGGGAGTTTAATCCTGATTTCCATGCAACCCGTGCCGAAGCGGCGGCTATGCTGATACGGACCATGGTATATGTAAGATTCCAGTGA